In the genome of Streptomyces sp. V2I9, one region contains:
- the modA gene encoding molybdate ABC transporter substrate-binding protein, whose product MSLPPARRRAAAAALTTALMLPLAACGSDGSGAEEEGGGGSGAASGARKADLTVLAASSLTDVFTEAGAVYEKENPGTEVTFSFAGSQELAAQVKQGAPADALVTADTRTMEGLSGDTGEPTVIARNRLVIATGEGNPEKVERLDDLADPKLKVVLAAPEVPVGRYSRQILDARKIDVKPVSQEPNVRAVLSKVSLGEADAGLVYRTDAAATGKVDAIEIPDAQNAIASYPAATLKTSQHGEAAAAFVAWLSTPAAQKILRGAGFQQP is encoded by the coding sequence ATGTCCCTGCCGCCCGCCCGCCGCCGCGCGGCCGCCGCCGCCCTGACCACCGCCCTGATGCTCCCGCTCGCCGCCTGCGGCAGCGACGGATCCGGGGCCGAGGAAGAAGGGGGCGGCGGCTCCGGGGCCGCCTCCGGCGCCCGGAAGGCCGATCTGACCGTGCTGGCCGCCTCCTCCCTGACGGACGTCTTCACGGAGGCGGGGGCCGTGTACGAGAAGGAGAATCCGGGCACGGAGGTGACGTTCTCCTTCGCCGGCTCCCAGGAGCTGGCCGCCCAGGTCAAGCAGGGCGCGCCCGCCGACGCCCTGGTCACCGCCGACACCAGGACCATGGAGGGCCTCTCCGGCGACACCGGCGAGCCGACCGTCATCGCCAGGAACCGCCTCGTCATCGCCACCGGCGAGGGCAACCCGGAGAAGGTCGAGCGCCTCGACGACCTCGCCGACCCGAAGCTGAAGGTCGTCCTGGCCGCCCCCGAGGTACCGGTCGGCCGCTACAGCCGGCAGATCCTCGACGCCCGGAAGATCGACGTGAAGCCGGTCTCCCAGGAGCCCAACGTCCGCGCGGTCCTGTCCAAGGTGTCGCTCGGCGAGGCGGACGCCGGACTCGTCTACAGGACCGATGCCGCCGCCACCGGCAAGGTCGACGCGATCGAGATCCCCGATGCGCAGAACGCCATCGCCTCCTACCCGGCCGCCACACTGAAGACCTCGCAGCACGGCGAGGCCGCCGCCGCGTTCGTCGCCTGGCTCTCCACACCCGCCGCCCAGAAGATCCTCCGGGGCGCGGGCTTCCAGCAGCCGTGA
- a CDS encoding HAMP domain-containing sensor histidine kinase, which yields MDFLNPRALRWKIAALAAAACCAVAAVVGFLVHDATRERGLRVGTDRTLTRLIAAEREFARTGKAPADIDVRTRAELPGPLARDLPARPAGDVDGPAGEGAYATWYDVDPPNWYWMWGAADVGDDRYLVVRDDMSSEVRGLQLLDRSIVKSVLAALLVVVPLAALATEPINRRLRHGARTARRIADGDLDARIGPAGRARDEITEMSAAVDDMATALQHKLENERRFTADVAHELRTPLMGLVTAAGLLPEDDEAAALVRDRLRALNALVEDLLEISRLDAGVERARLDPVPLGELVADVVRRTGTDTRVLAVEPAENAGGMGSAGAVEAGRAGEPAGVVETDPRRVERIVVNLVANAHRHGAAPVEVTVAGTRIAVRDHGPGFPAELLEHGPQRFRTGASERGRGHGLGLTVARGQAEVLGARLTFTNAADGGALAVLDLAPPAA from the coding sequence GTGGACTTCCTCAACCCCCGTGCCCTGCGCTGGAAGATCGCCGCACTCGCCGCCGCCGCGTGCTGCGCGGTCGCCGCCGTGGTCGGCTTCCTGGTGCACGACGCGACCCGCGAACGCGGTCTGCGCGTCGGCACCGACCGGACGCTGACCCGGCTGATCGCCGCCGAGCGGGAGTTCGCGCGTACCGGGAAGGCCCCGGCCGACATCGACGTACGGACGAGGGCCGAGCTGCCCGGCCCCCTGGCCCGCGACCTCCCCGCCCGGCCGGCCGGGGACGTGGACGGGCCCGCGGGCGAGGGAGCGTACGCCACCTGGTACGACGTCGATCCGCCCAACTGGTACTGGATGTGGGGGGCCGCGGACGTCGGCGACGACCGGTACCTCGTCGTCCGGGACGACATGAGCTCCGAGGTCCGCGGCCTCCAGCTGCTGGACCGCAGCATCGTGAAGTCCGTCCTCGCCGCCCTCCTGGTCGTGGTCCCGCTCGCGGCCCTCGCCACGGAACCGATCAACCGGCGGTTGCGCCACGGGGCGCGTACCGCCCGCCGCATCGCCGACGGCGACCTGGACGCCCGGATCGGCCCCGCCGGGCGCGCCCGCGACGAGATCACCGAGATGTCGGCGGCCGTCGATGACATGGCCACCGCCCTCCAGCACAAGTTGGAGAACGAGCGCCGCTTCACCGCCGACGTCGCCCACGAACTGCGCACCCCCCTCATGGGCCTGGTCACTGCCGCCGGGCTGCTGCCCGAGGACGACGAGGCGGCGGCGCTGGTACGGGACCGGCTGCGGGCTCTGAACGCGCTGGTCGAGGACCTGCTGGAGATCTCCCGTCTCGACGCGGGCGTCGAGCGGGCCCGGCTGGACCCGGTGCCGCTGGGCGAGCTGGTCGCGGACGTGGTGCGGCGCACGGGCACGGACACCCGCGTCCTCGCCGTCGAGCCGGCGGAGAACGCCGGGGGCATGGGGTCCGCCGGGGCGGTGGAAGCCGGCCGCGCCGGGGAGCCCGCCGGGGTCGTGGAGACCGATCCGCGCCGGGTGGAGCGGATCGTGGTCAACCTCGTCGCCAACGCCCACCGGCACGGCGCGGCCCCCGTCGAGGTGACGGTGGCCGGGACGCGGATCGCGGTACGCGACCACGGGCCGGGCTTCCCGGCGGAGCTGCTGGAGCACGGCCCGCAGCGCTTCCGCACCGGCGCGAGCGAACGCGGCCGGGGGCACGGCCTCGGCCTGACGGTCGCCCGAGGCCAGGCCGAGGTGCTCGGGGCCCGGCTGACCTTCACGAACGCCGCGGACGGAGGGGCGCTCGCCGTCCTCGACCTCGCCCCGCCGGCGGCCTGA
- a CDS encoding NADH:flavin oxidoreductase produces the protein MPAGAVTAGGADSASRVEPVAARTADALSRPFSVRGLTTRNRIAMAPMTRQFSPDGVPGQDVADYYTRRAAADVGLIITEGTYVDHDAAGTSDRVPRFHGEAALAGWANVADSVHRAGGAIIPQLWHVGVTRAEGAGPVPEAEPVGPSGVALNGEPKGRAMTQKDLDDVIAAFADAAAAAERLGFDGAELHGAHGYLIDQFLWSGTNRRTDAYGGDLVARTRFAAEIVAACRAAVSDAFPLFFRMSQWKSDAYDAKLAKSPQELDALITPLAEAGVDVFHASTRRYWLPEFEGSDLNLAGWVRKISGRPTLTVGSVGLDGDFFGAFQGVDANVTGIEQLLDRMERDEFDMVAVGRALIADPAWAAKTLHGRTGEITPFTAEMLKTLR, from the coding sequence ATCCCGGCGGGCGCGGTCACGGCGGGCGGGGCGGACTCCGCGAGCCGGGTGGAGCCGGTCGCCGCGCGCACCGCGGACGCCCTCTCCCGCCCGTTCTCGGTCCGGGGCCTCACCACCCGGAACCGGATCGCGATGGCCCCCATGACCCGGCAGTTCTCCCCGGACGGCGTCCCCGGCCAGGACGTGGCGGACTACTACACCCGGCGGGCCGCCGCCGACGTCGGGCTGATCATCACCGAGGGCACCTACGTCGACCACGACGCGGCGGGGACCAGCGACCGGGTCCCGCGCTTCCACGGCGAGGCGGCCCTCGCGGGCTGGGCGAACGTGGCGGACTCCGTGCACCGGGCGGGCGGCGCGATCATTCCGCAGCTGTGGCACGTGGGCGTCACCCGCGCCGAAGGCGCCGGGCCGGTCCCGGAGGCCGAGCCGGTGGGCCCCTCCGGTGTGGCGTTGAACGGTGAGCCCAAGGGCCGCGCCATGACGCAGAAGGACCTCGACGACGTCATCGCCGCCTTCGCCGACGCGGCGGCGGCCGCCGAGCGCCTCGGCTTCGACGGCGCCGAACTGCACGGAGCGCACGGCTACTTGATCGACCAGTTCCTCTGGTCCGGCACCAACCGGCGTACCGACGCCTACGGCGGCGACCTGGTCGCCCGCACCCGCTTCGCGGCCGAGATCGTGGCGGCGTGCCGCGCCGCCGTGTCCGACGCCTTCCCCCTCTTCTTCCGGATGTCCCAGTGGAAGTCCGACGCGTACGACGCGAAGCTCGCGAAGAGCCCGCAGGAGCTGGACGCGCTGATCACGCCCCTGGCCGAGGCCGGCGTGGACGTCTTCCACGCGTCCACCCGCCGTTACTGGCTGCCCGAGTTCGAGGGCTCCGACCTGAACCTGGCCGGCTGGGTCAGGAAGATCAGCGGCAGGCCGACCCTCACCGTCGGCTCGGTCGGGCTGGACGGCGACTTCTTCGGGGCCTTCCAGGGCGTCGACGCGAACGTCACCGGCATCGAACAGCTGCTGGACCGGATGGAGCGGGACGAGTTCGACATGGTCGCGGTCGGGCGGGCGCTGATCGCCGACCCCGCGTGGGCGGCGAAGACCCTGCACGGGCGCACCGGCGAGATCACCCCGTTCACCGCGGAGATGCTGAAGACGCTGCGCTGA
- a CDS encoding polysaccharide deacetylase family protein has translation MAKHKGRAWHSKMFAAAIGVTALAAAASMWTAQADTTGGRPQAGASAPAGGERPVEKVAADIAHASESGPRGVNITIDDGPDPVWTPQVLRLLKDEGVKATFCMVGTQAEAYPDLVKKVVADGHRLCNHTVSHDTTMDTKSEAYQSQQILDAERMIMKASGGVRSQYYRAPGGAFTPYSRQLAASHGMRPLGWNVDTKDFEHPGADAMVATVKREIANGPTVLFHDAGGERSQTLTALREVLPWLKEQGYAFGFPVR, from the coding sequence ATGGCGAAGCACAAGGGACGGGCCTGGCACAGCAAGATGTTCGCTGCGGCGATCGGCGTCACGGCGCTGGCCGCCGCCGCCTCGATGTGGACCGCCCAGGCCGACACCACCGGGGGACGGCCGCAGGCCGGAGCCTCCGCCCCGGCCGGCGGGGAACGGCCCGTGGAGAAGGTGGCGGCGGACATCGCGCACGCCTCGGAGAGCGGTCCGCGGGGCGTCAACATCACCATCGACGACGGACCGGACCCGGTCTGGACGCCGCAGGTGCTGCGGCTGCTGAAGGACGAGGGCGTGAAGGCCACCTTCTGCATGGTGGGCACGCAGGCCGAGGCGTACCCGGACCTGGTCAAGAAGGTCGTGGCCGACGGCCACCGGCTGTGCAACCACACCGTCTCGCACGACACCACCATGGACACCAAGTCCGAGGCGTACCAGTCCCAGCAGATCCTCGACGCGGAACGCATGATCATGAAGGCGTCCGGCGGTGTCCGGTCGCAGTACTACCGGGCTCCGGGCGGCGCGTTCACCCCGTACAGCCGTCAGCTCGCCGCCTCGCACGGGATGCGCCCGCTGGGCTGGAACGTCGACACCAAGGACTTCGAACACCCCGGCGCGGACGCCATGGTCGCCACCGTCAAGCGCGAGATCGCCAACGGTCCGACCGTCCTCTTCCACGACGCGGGCGGCGAGCGCTCCCAGACCCTGACCGCGCTGCGCGAGGTCCTGCCCTGGCTGAAGGAGCAGGGGTACGCGTTCGGGTTCCCGGTGCGCTGA
- a CDS encoding DUF4287 domain-containing protein, whose protein sequence is MTDAVKGPASYFPSIEKKYGRPVSEWKDLVRASELSKHMDLVAWLKSAHGLGHGHANALVAHTLAEDRTR, encoded by the coding sequence ATGACCGACGCAGTGAAGGGCCCCGCGAGCTACTTCCCCTCGATCGAGAAGAAGTACGGCCGCCCGGTCTCCGAGTGGAAGGACCTCGTACGGGCCTCCGAGCTGAGCAAGCACATGGACCTGGTCGCCTGGCTCAAGTCCGCCCACGGTCTGGGCCACGGACACGCCAACGCGCTGGTCGCCCACACCCTCGCCGAGGACAGGACCCGCTGA
- a CDS encoding endonuclease/exonuclease/phosphatase family protein: MLAAAAVCCAAPMALHGCIPNAGVNAGSLVQTLLPWTGLAVPVLLGLAAVRRSRAVAVAVLAPAVVWVTLFGGALTDKRAGGGDLTVVSHNVDEANADPAGTARALAGADADVLALEELSDASAAVYSRELAASYPHHAVIGGVGLWSRHPLADVKAVPIMPWTRAMRATVRAPSGPVAVYAAHLASVRVSAAGFTTGRRNEAARALAAALRLDAAPRLVVLGDFNGTYQDDALAPVTSRLRSAQREAGDGLGFTWPAVFPMVRIDDVLVRGMTPRAAWTLPATGSDHLPVAATLSR; this comes from the coding sequence CTGCTCGCCGCCGCGGCCGTGTGCTGCGCCGCGCCGATGGCGCTGCACGGGTGCATTCCGAACGCGGGCGTCAACGCGGGCAGCCTCGTCCAGACGCTGCTGCCCTGGACGGGGCTCGCCGTGCCGGTCCTGCTCGGGCTCGCCGCCGTACGCCGGTCCCGCGCCGTCGCCGTGGCGGTGCTCGCCCCCGCCGTCGTGTGGGTCACGCTCTTCGGCGGCGCGCTCACCGACAAGCGCGCGGGCGGCGGCGATCTGACGGTGGTCAGCCACAACGTGGACGAGGCGAACGCCGACCCCGCCGGTACCGCGCGGGCGCTCGCCGGGGCGGACGCGGACGTGCTGGCGCTGGAGGAACTGTCCGACGCGTCGGCCGCCGTCTACTCCCGCGAACTGGCCGCCTCCTACCCGCACCACGCGGTGATCGGCGGGGTCGGCCTCTGGAGCAGGCACCCGCTGGCGGACGTGAAGGCGGTGCCGATCATGCCCTGGACCCGCGCGATGCGCGCCACCGTCCGGGCCCCGTCCGGGCCCGTCGCCGTGTACGCGGCCCATCTGGCGTCGGTACGGGTCTCGGCGGCCGGCTTCACGACGGGCCGCCGCAACGAGGCGGCCCGCGCACTGGCCGCCGCGCTCCGGCTGGATGCCGCGCCCCGGCTCGTGGTGCTGGGCGACTTCAACGGTACGTATCAGGACGACGCGCTCGCCCCGGTGACCTCGCGGCTGCGTTCCGCGCAGCGGGAGGCGGGCGACGGCCTCGGCTTCACCTGGCCCGCGGTGTTCCCGATGGTCCGCATCGACGACGTCCTGGTGCGGGGGATGACCCCGCGCGCCGCCTGGACCCTGCCCGCCACCGGCAGCGACCACCTCCCGGTCGCGGCGACGCTGAGCCGGTAG
- a CDS encoding molybdopterin-binding protein — translation MQSYTIGQAARLLGVSPDTARRWADAGRVATHRDESGRRLIDGRALAAFSIEVGQGTGGDEEEDVYTSARNAFPGIVTAVKLGDVAAQVEIQAGPHRLVSLLTREAVEELGLEVGMRATARVKSTNVHIDRT, via the coding sequence ATGCAGTCCTACACCATCGGTCAGGCAGCACGCCTCCTCGGGGTCAGCCCCGACACCGCCCGTCGTTGGGCGGACGCCGGCCGGGTTGCGACCCATCGCGACGAGTCCGGCCGTCGGCTGATCGACGGCCGTGCGCTGGCCGCCTTCTCGATCGAGGTCGGCCAGGGCACGGGCGGCGACGAGGAGGAGGACGTATACACCTCGGCCCGCAACGCGTTTCCGGGCATCGTCACCGCGGTGAAACTCGGGGACGTCGCGGCCCAGGTCGAGATCCAGGCCGGCCCGCACCGGCTCGTCTCGCTCCTGACCAGGGAGGCGGTGGAGGAACTGGGGCTGGAGGTGGGCATGCGGGCGACCGCGCGGGTGAAGTCGACCAACGTCCACATCGACCGCACCTGA
- a CDS encoding TerC family protein has protein sequence MDVPVWLWIVFAATVVVSLTVDLLAHRTAHVIGFKEAGLWSALWVGLALVFGGVVFLTLGTTAGTEYTTAWLLEKSLSVDNLFVFALIFAYFKVPRAYQHRVLFFGVIGALVFRAVFLTLGVAVVNRFTFVLFLFAAVLFYSSYKILSGQEENFDPGRSFAVRLLRKVMPVQDHYSGTHFVVREEGRRVATPLLAVVAAIEAADLIFAVDSVPAVLAVSDDLFIVYTSNAFAILGLRALYFLLAGLLDRFHYLSHGLAVILAFIAVKLLLQAAHKMISTSIPEIPSPVSLAVIVVVLAVSVTLSMRRPPDTKDGSGTGTDGGAGTEK, from the coding sequence GTGGACGTACCGGTGTGGCTCTGGATCGTGTTCGCCGCGACCGTCGTCGTCTCCCTGACGGTCGACCTCCTGGCCCATCGCACGGCGCATGTCATCGGCTTCAAGGAGGCCGGCCTGTGGAGCGCGCTGTGGGTGGGTCTGGCGCTGGTCTTCGGCGGGGTCGTCTTCCTGACCCTCGGGACGACCGCCGGAACCGAGTACACGACCGCCTGGCTGCTGGAGAAGAGCCTGTCGGTCGACAACCTCTTCGTCTTCGCGCTGATCTTCGCCTATTTCAAGGTCCCCCGCGCATATCAGCACCGGGTGCTTTTCTTCGGCGTCATCGGAGCCCTGGTGTTCCGGGCGGTGTTCCTGACGCTCGGTGTCGCGGTGGTGAACCGCTTCACGTTCGTGCTGTTCCTCTTCGCCGCGGTCCTTTTCTACAGCAGTTACAAGATCCTCAGCGGCCAGGAGGAGAATTTCGACCCCGGCAGAAGCTTCGCGGTGCGGTTGCTGCGGAAGGTGATGCCGGTCCAGGACCACTATTCCGGTACGCACTTCGTGGTCCGCGAGGAGGGGCGCCGGGTCGCCACGCCGCTGCTCGCGGTGGTCGCCGCGATCGAGGCGGCCGACCTCATCTTCGCCGTCGACAGCGTGCCGGCGGTGCTCGCGGTCAGCGACGACCTGTTCATCGTCTACACCAGCAACGCCTTCGCCATCCTGGGGCTTCGGGCCCTGTACTTCCTGCTGGCGGGGCTGCTGGACCGGTTCCACTACCTGAGCCACGGCCTGGCGGTCATCCTCGCCTTCATCGCGGTCAAGCTGCTCCTCCAGGCCGCCCACAAGATGATCAGCACCTCGATCCCGGAGATTCCGTCCCCGGTGAGCCTCGCGGTGATCGTCGTCGTCCTGGCCGTGTCGGTGACCCTGAGCATGCGCCGCCCGCCGGACACGAAGGACGGCTCGGGCACCGGTACGGACGGCGGCGCCGGTACCGAGAAGTAA
- a CDS encoding D-alanyl-D-alanine carboxypeptidase family protein gives MPDRTPLPATSPTPGPGPELEAALTPTPGPGPEPGLTPAASPEPTTSPEPTPLPVPAASPAPGGGRFRRSVLVPLAAVAALVAGTGGWYAVGGGGAPAGSVADRPGEAVAPLARSLHLPWPREGQASVTVEGIGSLGTRGERKPVPIASITKIMTAYVILRDHPMRADAPGATVVADQRAADESYSSVETTAPVLAGRTYTQRRLLELMMVPSGNNIARLLARWDAGDEKAFVVKMNRAAAGLGMRATTYTGVSGMETSTRSTAEDQLRLARAAMADPVFRQIVATASVTAPGTGATFRNTNRLLGHDGVIGLKTGSSTPAGGNLVWATTQKIAGTSRLILGVVLHQRAGTTPAEGSAAAHEAGRALIAAIRAELPGAANRA, from the coding sequence ATGCCCGACCGTACGCCCCTGCCCGCGACCTCGCCCACGCCCGGCCCCGGCCCGGAACTCGAAGCCGCTCTCACGCCCACGCCCGGCCCCGGCCCCGAACCCGGTCTCACGCCCGCGGCCTCGCCCGAGCCCACGACGTCGCCCGAGCCCACGCCGCTCCCTGTCCCCGCGGCCTCTCCCGCCCCCGGTGGAGGCCGCTTCCGCCGCTCGGTCCTCGTCCCGCTGGCCGCCGTCGCGGCGCTCGTGGCGGGTACGGGCGGGTGGTACGCGGTCGGAGGCGGCGGGGCCCCGGCCGGGTCGGTGGCCGACCGGCCGGGAGAGGCGGTGGCACCACTCGCCCGGTCGCTGCACCTGCCCTGGCCGCGCGAGGGCCAGGCGAGCGTGACGGTCGAGGGGATCGGCAGTCTCGGCACACGGGGCGAGCGGAAGCCGGTCCCGATCGCCAGCATCACCAAGATCATGACGGCCTACGTGATCCTCCGGGACCACCCGATGCGGGCAGACGCCCCCGGCGCGACCGTGGTCGCCGACCAGCGGGCGGCCGACGAGTCGTACTCCTCCGTCGAGACGACCGCCCCCGTGCTCGCCGGCCGGACGTACACCCAGCGGCGGCTGCTGGAACTGATGATGGTGCCGTCCGGGAACAACATCGCCCGGCTGCTGGCCCGTTGGGATGCCGGAGACGAGAAGGCTTTCGTCGTGAAGATGAACCGGGCCGCCGCCGGCCTCGGCATGCGCGCCACCACGTACACCGGGGTGAGCGGCATGGAGACGAGCACGAGGAGCACGGCGGAGGACCAACTGCGGCTGGCCCGCGCGGCGATGGCGGACCCGGTCTTCCGGCAGATCGTGGCGACCGCCTCCGTCACGGCGCCGGGCACCGGGGCCACCTTCCGGAACACGAACAGGCTGCTCGGCCACGACGGCGTCATCGGCCTGAAGACCGGCTCCTCCACCCCGGCGGGCGGCAACCTCGTCTGGGCCACCACGCAGAAGATCGCCGGAACCTCCCGGCTGATCCTCGGGGTGGTGCTGCACCAGCGCGCCGGCACCACCCCGGCCGAAGGCAGTGCCGCCGCGCACGAGGCCGGCCGCGCCCTGATCGCCGCGATCCGGGCGGAGCTGCCGGGAGCGGCGAACAGGGCATGA
- a CDS encoding VOC family protein — MAVQPEGTPCWADAMFVDMEGAKSFYGDVLGWTFGESTSEFGNYTQAYADGRAAAAVVPPMPGAEGASAWCLYFASPDAAATAEKVRESGGEVLMEPMRVGDFGTMALARDPGGAVFGIWQAGSHEGFETEMGAPGGYCWGQVFTRRPEQVDAFYPAVFPYTVRKFDDESMDFAMFDVAGQTVLGRMAMGEDFPPEVPSYLNVYFAVPDCDAAAAKATERGGTLQYGPMDSPFGRFAAISDPQGASFAVIDVTTTVGAMPATSPVP, encoded by the coding sequence ATGGCTGTACAACCCGAGGGCACCCCGTGCTGGGCGGACGCCATGTTCGTCGACATGGAGGGCGCCAAGAGCTTCTACGGAGACGTGCTCGGCTGGACGTTCGGCGAGAGCACGTCGGAGTTCGGCAACTACACGCAGGCGTACGCGGACGGCAGAGCGGCGGCGGCCGTCGTTCCGCCGATGCCGGGCGCGGAGGGCGCCTCCGCGTGGTGCCTCTACTTCGCCTCGCCGGACGCCGCCGCGACCGCGGAGAAGGTCCGGGAGAGCGGCGGCGAGGTACTGATGGAGCCGATGCGGGTCGGCGACTTCGGCACGATGGCACTGGCCCGCGACCCCGGCGGAGCCGTCTTCGGCATCTGGCAGGCGGGCAGCCACGAGGGGTTCGAGACGGAGATGGGCGCGCCCGGCGGCTACTGCTGGGGCCAGGTCTTCACCCGGCGCCCGGAGCAGGTGGACGCGTTCTATCCGGCCGTCTTCCCGTACACGGTGCGGAAGTTCGACGACGAGTCGATGGACTTCGCCATGTTCGACGTGGCGGGGCAGACCGTGCTCGGCCGGATGGCGATGGGCGAGGACTTCCCCCCGGAGGTTCCCTCGTACCTGAACGTGTACTTCGCCGTGCCGGACTGCGACGCGGCCGCGGCGAAGGCGACCGAGCGCGGCGGGACGCTGCAGTACGGGCCGATGGACAGCCCGTTCGGCCGGTTCGCGGCGATCAGCGACCCGCAGGGCGCCTCGTTCGCCGTGATCGACGTGACCACCACCGTGGGCGCGATGCCCGCGACGAGCCCGGTGCCCTGA
- the cseB gene encoding two-component system response regulator CseB, translated as MTSNAQVGSVSEARGPAPVSVLVVEDDATIRRAVQLALERYGYQVDVAADGLDGLDAFRAGAHDLLILDVMLPQLDGIGLCTRIREESSVPVLMMSARGDALDVVAGLEAGADDYVVKPVDTAVMVARIRALLRRATFRPDREGPVPATGTTGPRTGGASGFRSADAARGHVLTFGDLTVDTLGMEVRRAGEAVALTPTELRLLLEFAAAPGTVLDRRRLLREVWDYGWEGDTRVVDLCVLRLRKKIGGGRIETVRGFGYKLVRG; from the coding sequence ATGACCTCGAACGCCCAGGTAGGCAGCGTGTCCGAAGCCCGGGGCCCGGCCCCCGTCAGCGTGCTCGTGGTCGAGGACGACGCCACCATCCGCCGCGCCGTCCAGCTCGCCCTGGAACGGTACGGCTACCAGGTGGACGTCGCCGCCGACGGGCTCGACGGCCTGGACGCCTTCCGCGCGGGCGCGCACGATCTGCTGATCCTCGACGTGATGCTGCCCCAGCTGGACGGCATCGGGCTCTGCACCCGCATCCGCGAGGAGAGCTCCGTACCGGTCCTGATGATGTCCGCGCGGGGCGACGCCCTCGACGTGGTCGCGGGGCTGGAGGCGGGGGCGGACGACTACGTGGTCAAACCCGTCGACACCGCCGTCATGGTCGCCCGCATCCGCGCCCTGCTGCGCCGTGCCACCTTCCGCCCCGACCGGGAGGGCCCGGTGCCGGCAACCGGTACGACCGGGCCCCGGACAGGTGGGGCGAGCGGGTTCCGGTCGGCCGACGCGGCCCGCGGCCATGTGCTGACCTTCGGCGACCTGACCGTCGACACCCTCGGCATGGAGGTCCGCCGGGCCGGGGAGGCCGTGGCGCTGACCCCCACCGAACTGCGGCTGCTGCTGGAGTTCGCCGCAGCGCCCGGAACGGTGCTCGACCGCCGCCGGCTGCTGCGCGAGGTGTGGGACTACGGCTGGGAGGGCGACACCCGCGTCGTGGACCTGTGCGTGCTCCGGCTGCGCAAGAAGATCGGCGGCGGGCGGATCGAGACCGTCCGCGGCTTCGGCTACAAGCTCGTCCGCGGCTGA
- a CDS encoding GNAT family N-acetyltransferase yields the protein MIALPPRPVTLTGQYVELVPLTAAHLDDLFAAGGGDEEVWRWQGGPAPRTREELRERMDEVLGDPAYVPFAVVHRGSGRAVGWTAFMDVVVADERLEIGWTWYGRAHWRTPVNTETKLLLLTYAFEELHMGRVQLKTDHLNERSQAAIARLGARREGVLRRHRRRPDGTWRDSVCFSLLADEWPEARARLTARLAAG from the coding sequence ATGATCGCGCTTCCGCCCCGGCCCGTGACCCTGACCGGGCAGTACGTCGAACTCGTCCCGCTGACCGCCGCCCACCTCGACGATCTCTTCGCGGCGGGTGGGGGTGACGAGGAGGTGTGGCGCTGGCAGGGCGGGCCCGCGCCGCGGACCCGCGAGGAGCTGCGCGAGCGGATGGACGAGGTGCTCGGCGATCCGGCGTATGTGCCGTTCGCCGTGGTCCACCGCGGGAGCGGGCGGGCCGTGGGGTGGACGGCCTTCATGGACGTGGTGGTGGCGGACGAGCGGCTGGAGATCGGCTGGACCTGGTACGGCCGGGCCCACTGGCGCACGCCCGTGAACACCGAGACGAAGCTCCTGCTGCTGACGTACGCCTTCGAGGAGCTGCACATGGGGCGCGTCCAGCTGAAGACCGACCACCTCAACGAGCGGTCGCAGGCGGCCATCGCCCGCCTCGGAGCGCGGCGCGAAGGGGTGCTGCGGCGGCATCGGCGCCGGCCGGACGGAACCTGGCGGGACTCCGTCTGCTTCTCGCTGCTGGCCGACGAGTGGCCCGAGGCGCGGGCCCGGCTCACCGCCCGCCTTGCGGCGGGCTGA